One segment of Phaeacidiphilus oryzae TH49 DNA contains the following:
- a CDS encoding regulatory protein RecX: protein MRQRPTDEPGAGGAVDGGGSTELRRVLAKFDGLTVASDLAGPQRRGTGDRAAAEDRPAAVSSAMPAAAGSGGEDDPAARARGICLRLLTGSAKTRRQLAEALAKREIPEEVASEVLDRLEEVGLIDDAAFAESWVEVRQRDRGLSRRALARELRSRGVEREVVEEAVAQVEPEAEEAAARALVERKLAATCGLDRTVRTRRLVGMLARRGYGEGLAFRVVRAALEADGTEA, encoded by the coding sequence GTGCGCCAACGTCCAACGGATGAGCCGGGCGCCGGAGGCGCGGTGGACGGCGGCGGCAGCACCGAGCTGAGGCGGGTGCTGGCGAAGTTCGACGGCCTGACGGTCGCCTCGGACCTCGCCGGCCCGCAGCGGCGCGGAACGGGGGACCGCGCCGCCGCGGAGGACCGGCCCGCGGCCGTCTCCAGCGCCATGCCCGCGGCCGCCGGCTCCGGCGGCGAGGACGACCCCGCCGCCCGGGCCCGGGGGATCTGCCTGCGACTGCTCACCGGCTCCGCCAAGACCCGGCGGCAGCTGGCCGAGGCCCTGGCCAAGCGGGAGATCCCGGAGGAGGTCGCCTCCGAGGTGCTGGACCGCCTGGAGGAGGTCGGGCTGATCGACGACGCGGCCTTCGCCGAGTCGTGGGTGGAGGTCCGGCAGCGGGACCGCGGACTGTCCCGGCGCGCGCTGGCCCGGGAGCTGCGCTCCCGCGGGGTGGAGCGCGAGGTGGTCGAGGAGGCCGTCGCCCAGGTCGAGCCGGAGGCCGAGGAGGCCGCCGCGCGGGCGCTGGTCGAGCGGAAGCTGGCGGCCACCTGCGGCCTCGACCGCACCGTCCGCACCCGCCGTCTGGTCGGCATGCTGGCCCGCCGCGGCTACGGCGAGGGCCTGGCCTTCCGCGTGGTCCGCGCCGCCCTGGAGGCCGACGGAACCGAGGCCTAG
- a CDS encoding class I SAM-dependent methyltransferase, with product MSERAVYTHGHHESVLRSHRWRTVENSAGYLLPHLRPGQALLDVGCGPGTITAGLAKAVAAGTGPATGGGRLTAVDTAGDVLAAARSELAAQGVAAEDGATDGGDGGDGGAVRLEVADVHALPYPDDSFDVVHAHQVLQHLSDPVQALREMRRVCRPGGIVAARDADYAAMCWYPRPPELDEWNDLYHRIARANGGEPDAGRRMPAWARAAGFPPELVTVTADTWCYAGPEDREWWGGMWADRVVGSAFARQAVADGFTSQERLEALSAAWRAWSADPDGYFAIINTELLLRA from the coding sequence ATGAGCGAACGAGCCGTTTACACCCATGGACACCACGAGTCGGTCCTGCGCTCGCACCGCTGGCGCACCGTCGAGAACTCGGCCGGCTACCTCCTGCCGCACCTCCGCCCGGGCCAGGCCCTGCTGGACGTCGGCTGCGGCCCCGGCACCATCACCGCCGGGCTGGCCAAGGCCGTGGCCGCCGGGACGGGCCCGGCCACCGGCGGCGGCCGGCTCACCGCGGTCGACACCGCCGGGGACGTACTGGCCGCGGCCCGGTCCGAGCTCGCCGCCCAGGGCGTGGCCGCGGAGGATGGGGCCACGGACGGCGGGGACGGCGGGGACGGCGGAGCAGTACGCCTGGAGGTCGCCGACGTCCACGCGCTCCCCTACCCCGACGACTCGTTCGACGTGGTCCACGCCCACCAGGTGCTCCAGCACCTGTCCGACCCGGTCCAGGCGCTGCGCGAGATGCGGAGGGTCTGCCGGCCCGGCGGGATCGTCGCCGCGCGGGACGCCGACTACGCGGCGATGTGCTGGTATCCGCGGCCGCCGGAGCTCGACGAGTGGAACGACCTCTACCACCGGATCGCCCGGGCCAACGGCGGCGAGCCGGACGCGGGGCGCCGGATGCCGGCGTGGGCCCGGGCCGCGGGCTTCCCGCCGGAGTTGGTCACCGTCACCGCGGACACCTGGTGCTACGCCGGCCCGGAGGACCGGGAGTGGTGGGGCGGCATGTGGGCCGACCGCGTGGTCGGGTCCGCGTTCGCCCGCCAGGCCGTGGCGGACGGCTTCACCTCGCAGGAGCGTTTGGAGGCGCTGTCCGCGGCCTGGCGCGCGTGGTCGGCCGACCCCGACGGCTACTTCGCCATCATCAACACGGAACTCCTCCTCCGGGCGTGA
- a CDS encoding FAD-dependent monooxygenase → MRDAVAASPFIDLVTDSAATEVEQDGTGVAVHAGDTWWRGSYLIGCDGHRSIVRRKLGIRFPGKAIAERCAVATVRAELPVPPEAQLHRDPQFDSTAQELTLRPLPDHVWRMDWRLPPGAPAGPLPAEVLIHHLRAALSGLNEGRVPQYELIASADRKIPQRLALKFRSGRAFLAGDAAHLLGALGMQNLDEGLRDAENLSWKLAAVWHHWAPPALLDSYQRERRPSVIARLRAVDQALPLLHPANRMLEVRRSLLSGSLRRNAALLSDGSLGTGRLGAPPAYRQLPGEARKLGRGGGAAVRGERAAGRPALASELQPTDRGALVPDIAVTTVDGARDRLRARLGRGLLVVLVAPGTDVWASEHWLGAGLMPALTEATRALPMPAELLVTGDYPGAAPHTVLLIRPDGYLAATLRGCSPGELWRMADLVRAGSGALPEPTGADATGAAVPPPSEAKTERLRTPPAAAAADTPADTPTPAQAN, encoded by the coding sequence CTGCGGGACGCCGTCGCCGCCTCGCCCTTCATCGACCTGGTCACCGACTCCGCGGCCACCGAGGTCGAGCAGGACGGCACCGGCGTCGCCGTCCACGCCGGGGACACCTGGTGGCGCGGCTCCTATCTGATCGGCTGCGACGGCCACCGCTCCATCGTCCGGCGGAAGCTCGGCATCCGGTTCCCCGGCAAGGCGATCGCCGAGCGCTGCGCGGTGGCCACCGTACGGGCCGAGCTGCCGGTGCCGCCCGAGGCACAGCTCCACCGCGATCCGCAGTTCGACTCCACCGCGCAGGAGCTGACCCTCCGTCCGCTGCCGGACCACGTCTGGCGGATGGACTGGCGGCTGCCGCCGGGCGCCCCCGCAGGACCGCTGCCGGCCGAGGTGCTGATCCACCACCTGCGGGCCGCGCTGTCCGGACTGAACGAGGGCCGGGTGCCGCAGTACGAGCTGATCGCCTCGGCGGACCGGAAGATCCCGCAGCGGCTGGCCCTCAAGTTCCGCTCCGGTCGGGCCTTCCTGGCCGGCGACGCGGCCCACCTGCTCGGCGCGCTCGGCATGCAGAACCTCGACGAGGGGCTGCGGGACGCGGAGAACCTCTCCTGGAAGCTGGCCGCGGTCTGGCACCACTGGGCGCCGCCCGCGCTGCTCGACTCCTACCAGCGGGAGCGCCGGCCCTCGGTGATCGCCCGGCTGCGGGCGGTGGACCAGGCGCTGCCGCTGCTGCACCCCGCCAACCGGATGCTGGAGGTGCGGCGCTCGCTGCTCTCCGGCTCGCTGCGGAGGAACGCCGCGCTGCTCTCCGACGGCTCGCTGGGCACCGGCCGGCTCGGTGCGCCCCCGGCCTACCGCCAGCTTCCCGGCGAGGCGCGGAAGCTGGGCCGGGGCGGCGGCGCGGCGGTGCGCGGGGAGCGGGCCGCGGGGCGCCCGGCGCTCGCCTCCGAGCTGCAGCCGACCGACCGCGGGGCGCTGGTGCCGGACATCGCGGTGACCACCGTGGACGGCGCCCGGGACCGGCTGCGGGCGCGGCTGGGCCGCGGGCTGCTGGTGGTGCTGGTGGCGCCGGGCACGGACGTCTGGGCCAGCGAGCACTGGCTGGGCGCCGGGCTGATGCCGGCCCTCACCGAGGCCACCCGGGCCCTGCCGATGCCGGCGGAGCTGCTGGTCACCGGGGACTACCCGGGCGCCGCCCCGCACACCGTGCTGCTGATCCGGCCGGACGGCTACCTCGCGGCGACGCTGCGCGGCTGCTCGCCCGGCGAGCTGTGGCGGATGGCCGACCTGGTCCGCGCCGGATCGGGCGCCCTGCCGGAACCGACCGGGGCGGACGCGACCGGGGCGGCGGTCCCGCCGCCCTCCGAGGCGAAGACGGAGCGGCTGCGGACCCCGCCTGCCGCCGCGGCGGCCGACACCCCGGCGGACACCCCGACCCCCGCCCAGGCCAACTGA
- the recA gene encoding recombinase RecA gives MATSDRERALDTALAQIERQFGKGSVMRLGDGARQPIEVIPTGAIALDVALGVGGLPRGRVVEIYGPESSGKTTLALHAVANAQKAGGIVAFVDAEHALDPDYAKKLGVDTDALLVSQPDTGEQALEITDMLIRSGAIDLVVVDSVAALVPRAEIEGEMGDSHVGLQARLMSQALRKITGALNQSKTTAIFINQLREKVGVMFGSPETTTGGRALKFYASVRLDIRRIETLKDGTEAVGNRTRVKVVKNKVASPFKQAEFDILYGIGISREGGLIDMGVEHGFVRKSGAWYTYEGDQLGQGKENARNFLRDNPDLADEIEKKIKEKLGVGVRKDEAAAPAEGAESAESATVPVQAVDAASAATGEPVAAAAATKPAARGAKKTAAKGA, from the coding sequence ATGGCAACGTCCGACCGCGAGCGGGCTCTCGACACCGCGCTCGCCCAGATTGAACGGCAGTTCGGCAAGGGCTCGGTGATGCGCCTCGGCGACGGGGCGCGCCAGCCGATCGAGGTCATCCCCACCGGAGCCATCGCGCTGGACGTCGCCCTCGGCGTCGGCGGCCTCCCGCGCGGCCGGGTCGTCGAGATCTACGGCCCCGAGTCCTCCGGCAAGACGACGCTCGCGCTGCACGCCGTCGCCAACGCGCAGAAGGCCGGCGGCATCGTCGCCTTCGTCGACGCCGAGCACGCCCTCGACCCCGACTACGCCAAGAAGCTCGGCGTGGACACCGACGCCCTGCTGGTCTCCCAGCCGGACACCGGCGAGCAGGCCCTCGAGATCACCGACATGCTGATCCGCTCCGGCGCGATCGACCTGGTCGTGGTCGACTCGGTGGCCGCGCTGGTGCCGCGCGCGGAGATCGAGGGCGAGATGGGCGACTCACACGTCGGCCTCCAGGCCCGGCTGATGAGCCAGGCCCTCCGCAAGATCACCGGTGCGCTCAACCAGTCGAAGACCACCGCGATCTTCATCAACCAGCTCCGCGAGAAGGTCGGCGTGATGTTCGGCTCTCCCGAGACCACCACCGGTGGCCGGGCGCTGAAGTTCTACGCCTCGGTCCGGCTGGACATCCGCCGCATCGAGACCCTGAAGGACGGCACGGAGGCGGTCGGCAACCGCACCCGGGTCAAGGTCGTGAAGAACAAGGTGGCCTCGCCGTTCAAGCAGGCCGAGTTCGACATCCTCTACGGCATCGGGATCAGCCGTGAGGGCGGCCTGATCGACATGGGCGTGGAGCACGGCTTCGTCCGCAAGTCCGGCGCCTGGTACACCTACGAGGGCGACCAGCTGGGCCAGGGCAAGGAGAACGCGCGGAACTTCCTCCGCGACAACCCCGACCTGGCGGACGAGATCGAGAAGAAGATCAAGGAGAAGCTGGGCGTCGGCGTCCGCAAGGACGAGGCGGCCGCCCCGGCGGAGGGTGCGGAGAGCGCCGAGAGCGCGACCGTGCCGGTGCAGGCGGTCGACGCGGCTTCCGCGGCGACGGGCGAGCCGGTGGCCGCAGCCGCCGCGACCAAGCCCGCGGCCCGGGGTGCCAAGAAGACCGCCGCCAAGGGGGCCTGA
- a CDS encoding DUF3046 domain-containing protein — translation MRLTDFWRLMAEQFGAVYADSFASDYVIAELGGRTVRQALADGWSAKEVWRAVCVAMDVPPERR, via the coding sequence ATGCGTCTGACGGATTTCTGGCGGCTGATGGCCGAACAATTCGGAGCGGTCTACGCCGACTCCTTCGCCTCGGACTATGTGATCGCCGAGCTGGGCGGGCGGACGGTGCGCCAGGCCCTGGCCGACGGCTGGTCGGCGAAGGAGGTCTGGCGGGCGGTCTGCGTGGCCATGGACGTTCCCCCGGAGCGGCGCTGA
- a CDS encoding SSI family serine proteinase inhibitor, producing the protein MFMGNNSTTPPRHRAARAGSSARAGLGAAVAAAASAAALVAAAGTASAAVPGVIPAAPGASLQLTVVQQDGNAGPAVPGPGLANPGGPMRPSGGPLAEPASGPLDGGHRQSAVLDCFPPGGTHPHAAAACAELEAADGRFEQLHPAAGAHEMCPMLYSPVTVSATGDWRGAPVAYHHTYGNLCEAERATGDVFALSGEGADVHPDATV; encoded by the coding sequence ATGTTCATGGGCAACAACAGCACCACACCTCCCAGGCACCGCGCCGCCCGGGCCGGATCCTCCGCCCGGGCCGGTCTCGGCGCCGCCGTGGCGGCGGCCGCCTCCGCCGCCGCGCTGGTGGCCGCGGCCGGGACGGCCTCCGCGGCGGTCCCGGGCGTGATCCCCGCGGCCCCGGGCGCCAGCCTCCAGTTGACGGTCGTTCAGCAGGACGGGAACGCCGGCCCGGCCGTCCCCGGCCCCGGACTCGCGAACCCCGGTGGGCCGATGCGCCCCAGCGGCGGCCCGCTCGCCGAGCCCGCCTCCGGTCCGCTCGACGGCGGCCACCGCCAGAGCGCGGTCCTGGACTGCTTCCCGCCCGGCGGCACCCATCCGCACGCGGCCGCCGCCTGCGCCGAACTCGAAGCCGCCGACGGCCGGTTCGAGCAGCTCCACCCGGCCGCCGGCGCCCACGAGATGTGCCCGATGCTCTACTCCCCGGTGACGGTCAGCGCCACCGGCGACTGGCGCGGCGCCCCGGTGGCCTACCACCACACCTACGGCAACCTGTGCGAGGCCGAAAGGGCCACCGGAGACGTCTTCGCGCTCTCCGGCGAAGGCGCGGACGTTCACCCCGACGCCACCGTCTAG
- a CDS encoding AzlD domain-containing protein, protein MTAVWIAVLGTAAGCYLLKLLGLSVPAALLDRPAVRTFATLAPVALLAALTAQQTFGGHGSGLAALTLDARAAGLAAAGIAVWRRAPFLVVVVSAVAVTALVRLVAAHM, encoded by the coding sequence ATGACCGCCGTCTGGATCGCCGTCCTCGGCACCGCCGCGGGCTGCTATCTGCTGAAGCTGCTCGGCCTCAGCGTCCCCGCCGCCCTGCTGGACCGGCCGGCCGTGCGGACCTTCGCCACCCTCGCGCCGGTGGCCCTGCTGGCCGCGCTCACCGCGCAGCAGACCTTCGGCGGCCACGGCTCCGGCCTGGCCGCGCTCACCCTGGACGCCCGCGCGGCCGGCCTGGCCGCGGCCGGCATCGCGGTGTGGCGGCGGGCGCCGTTCCTGGTGGTCGTGGTCTCCGCGGTGGCGGTCACGGCGCTGGTCCGGCTGGTGGCCGCGCACATGTGA
- a CDS encoding amino acid ABC transporter ATP-binding protein, whose protein sequence is MVQVLSGIDLSVRRREVVALLGPSGAGKSTLCRTVNGLEPIDSGAILLDGVPVPRRGRELQRMRARVGMVFQSFNLFSHRTVLENVTFGPVRVLGTGEEEAAERARALLDRVGMAGYEEKLPAQLSGGQQQRIGIARALAMRPELMLFDEPTSALDPELVGEVLAVMRDLAADGMTMLVVTHEMGFARSAADRVVFMAAGRIVEEASPDEFFTTPRTTRAQDFLAKVLRH, encoded by the coding sequence ATGGTCCAGGTGCTCAGCGGGATCGACCTGTCGGTGCGCCGGCGCGAGGTGGTCGCCCTCCTCGGCCCCTCCGGCGCCGGGAAGTCCACCCTCTGCCGGACCGTCAACGGACTGGAGCCGATCGACTCCGGCGCGATTCTGCTCGACGGCGTGCCGGTCCCGCGCCGGGGGCGCGAGCTGCAGCGGATGCGCGCCCGAGTGGGGATGGTCTTCCAGTCCTTCAACCTGTTCAGCCACCGCACCGTGCTGGAGAACGTCACCTTCGGCCCGGTCCGGGTGCTTGGAACGGGGGAGGAGGAGGCCGCCGAGCGGGCCCGGGCCCTCCTCGACCGGGTCGGCATGGCCGGGTACGAGGAGAAGCTCCCGGCGCAGCTCTCCGGCGGGCAGCAGCAGCGGATCGGCATCGCCCGGGCGCTCGCCATGCGGCCCGAGCTGATGCTCTTCGACGAGCCGACCTCGGCGCTCGACCCCGAACTGGTCGGCGAGGTGCTGGCGGTGATGCGCGACCTGGCCGCGGACGGGATGACCATGCTGGTCGTCACCCACGAGATGGGCTTCGCCCGCTCCGCCGCCGACCGGGTGGTCTTCATGGCCGCGGGGCGGATCGTGGAGGAGGCGTCGCCGGACGAGTTCTTCACCACCCCGCGCACCACCCGCGCGCAGGACTTCCTGGCCAAGGTACTCCGGCACTGA
- a CDS encoding AI-2E family transporter, translating into MTAGDSGQNPPSARGGPEGSPGSDAPPHSAGEEATARLTDAVAAADSDPEATGPAAHAAEAASSGAGAGAGAGAGAGSGSGAGADDAASAAVPRPRMPRWLPRAMVLALALIAAFQLAHWAFIQLIGLLVQILVSFVLALAIEPAVDWLGRHHMRRGIAAGIVFIVMVLILAGLVTALGTLLVEETSQLANQLPHYAESLINWFNRTFHRHVRLSDLQKGLLTDSGAIKDYVTQIANNAWGISSTVIGGLFKLFTIAMFTFYFAADGPRLRRTVCSALPPSKQETVLRAWEIAVAKTGGYLYSRLLQAAISALAHFLMLWLLGVPYAALLAIFAGMVSQFIPTIGTYIGGALPVLLALTVSPMTAVWVLVFEVAYQQVENYLIHPRITAVTVDIHPAVAFGSVLVGAALLGAVGALIAIPVTATLQTFVGTYIRRYEVADPRVEDMTRRKRRGASWMRRSRHGPDDSAGSSDESPGGKGGDGGS; encoded by the coding sequence GTGACAGCAGGTGACTCCGGCCAGAATCCCCCCTCCGCCCGTGGCGGCCCCGAGGGCTCCCCAGGCTCCGACGCCCCGCCGCACAGCGCGGGCGAGGAGGCGACCGCACGGCTGACCGACGCGGTGGCGGCCGCGGACTCCGACCCCGAGGCGACCGGCCCGGCGGCGCACGCCGCCGAGGCCGCCTCCTCCGGCGCGGGGGCAGGAGCGGGGGCAGGAGCAGGCGCGGGCTCGGGTAGCGGCGCGGGCGCCGATGATGCCGCGTCAGCCGCCGTCCCCCGCCCCCGGATGCCGCGCTGGCTCCCCCGGGCGATGGTCCTCGCGCTGGCCCTGATCGCCGCGTTCCAGCTCGCCCACTGGGCGTTCATCCAGCTCATCGGCCTGCTGGTGCAGATCCTGGTCTCCTTCGTGCTGGCGCTCGCCATAGAGCCCGCCGTGGACTGGCTGGGCCGGCACCACATGAGGCGGGGCATCGCGGCCGGGATCGTCTTCATCGTCATGGTGCTGATCCTGGCGGGCCTGGTCACCGCCCTCGGCACGCTGCTGGTCGAGGAGACCAGCCAGCTGGCGAACCAGCTGCCGCACTACGCCGAGTCGCTGATCAACTGGTTCAACCGGACCTTCCACCGGCACGTCCGCCTCTCCGACCTGCAGAAGGGCCTCCTCACCGACTCCGGGGCGATCAAGGACTATGTGACGCAGATCGCCAACAACGCCTGGGGCATCTCCAGCACGGTGATCGGCGGGCTCTTCAAGCTCTTCACGATCGCCATGTTCACCTTCTACTTCGCCGCCGACGGGCCGCGGCTGCGCCGCACGGTCTGCTCGGCCCTGCCGCCGAGCAAGCAGGAGACGGTGCTGCGGGCCTGGGAGATCGCGGTCGCCAAGACCGGCGGCTACCTCTACTCCCGCCTCCTCCAGGCGGCCATCTCGGCGCTCGCCCACTTCCTGATGCTGTGGCTGCTCGGGGTGCCGTACGCGGCCCTGCTGGCGATCTTCGCGGGGATGGTCTCCCAGTTCATCCCGACCATCGGCACCTACATCGGCGGCGCGCTGCCGGTCCTCCTCGCGCTGACCGTGAGCCCGATGACGGCGGTGTGGGTGCTGGTCTTCGAGGTGGCCTACCAGCAGGTCGAGAACTACCTGATCCACCCGCGGATCACCGCGGTGACGGTGGACATCCACCCGGCGGTCGCCTTCGGCTCGGTGCTGGTCGGCGCGGCGCTGCTGGGCGCGGTCGGCGCGCTGATCGCGATCCCGGTGACGGCCACGCTGCAGACCTTCGTCGGCACCTACATCCGCCGCTACGAGGTGGCCGACCCCCGGGTCGAGGACATGACGAGACGGAAGCGGCGCGGGGCATCCTGGATGAGGAGGTCCAGGCACGGCCCGGACGACTCCGCCGGGTCCAGCGATGAAAGCCCAGGTGGGAAGGGTGGTGACGGCGGGAGCTGA
- the malQ gene encoding 4-alpha-glucanotransferase: protein MAEPDVAEPDLRRLAAAYGIDTEYDPGSGPVPVSAETLVDILAAFGVDASSAAAREAALAALREQAEGRLLPPCLVVRSGHSVPLGLPLDTEAWVELEDGRSRPVSFNRLPTDLPVGRHTLCARARTQAAAAPLIVAPARLDVPRERAWGFLVQLYSVLSQRSWGIGDLVDLNQLAWWSGQLLGAGFVQVNPLHSALPGEPSPYRPSSRRYPDPIHLRPELLPEAAYLTPDQRSRLTELEGRAAGLREAVLNPPEGEEGKPPEAGLIDRDAVSALKHQALALVHAVPRQPGREAAYQAFLEREGEALTDHATWCALAEVHGPAWRGWPEELRDPRNPAVERARSGDSGEVAARVEYHRWLQWCLDEQLAEAQQAARGAGMPIGIVHDLAVGAHPEGADAWALQRVIAPGISVGAPPDAFNPHGQDWGLPPWRPDALAAAGYRPWSELLRGVLRRAGGLRVDHVMGLFRLWWIPEGRPPTEGAYVRYDPEAMLGVLALEAERAGSVVIGEDLGTVEPGVREALADRGVIGTSVLWFERDHGTGEPLPAERWRDLCLATLTTHDLPSTAARLTGSYVELRDRLGLLARPLEEEQADADEDREEWLGELAREGLLAVPPYGDGPAADDGDFAGPAAEGRDEAVRALHRFLLRTPARLLGVWLPDVVGDPRPQNLPGTSNEYPNWRLPVADPDGRPVSLEEITAAPGAAALGEVMRGDSEEEG from the coding sequence GTGGCAGAACCCGACGTGGCGGAACCCGATCTCCGCCGGCTCGCCGCCGCCTACGGCATCGACACCGAGTACGACCCGGGCTCGGGTCCGGTACCCGTCTCCGCCGAGACCCTGGTCGACATCCTCGCGGCCTTCGGCGTCGACGCGAGCAGCGCCGCCGCCCGCGAGGCGGCCCTCGCCGCCCTCCGCGAACAGGCCGAGGGCCGCCTCCTCCCGCCCTGCCTGGTCGTCCGGAGCGGGCACAGCGTGCCGCTCGGGCTGCCGCTGGACACCGAGGCCTGGGTGGAGCTGGAGGACGGCCGCTCCCGGCCTGTCTCCTTCAACCGCCTGCCCACCGATCTGCCGGTCGGCCGGCACACCCTCTGCGCCCGCGCCCGCACCCAGGCCGCCGCCGCGCCGCTGATCGTCGCCCCGGCCCGGCTCGACGTGCCGCGGGAGCGCGCCTGGGGCTTCCTGGTGCAGCTGTACTCGGTGCTCTCGCAGCGCTCCTGGGGCATCGGCGACCTGGTCGACCTCAACCAGCTGGCCTGGTGGTCCGGGCAGCTGCTGGGGGCCGGGTTCGTGCAGGTCAACCCCCTCCACAGCGCGCTGCCCGGGGAGCCCTCGCCGTACCGGCCGTCCTCCCGCCGCTACCCGGACCCGATCCACCTCCGCCCGGAACTCCTGCCGGAGGCCGCCTATCTGACGCCGGATCAGCGCTCCCGGCTGACCGAGCTGGAGGGCCGGGCGGCCGGGCTGCGGGAGGCGGTGCTGAACCCCCCCGAGGGAGAGGAGGGGAAGCCGCCCGAGGCGGGGCTGATCGACCGGGACGCCGTCTCCGCGCTGAAGCACCAGGCGCTCGCCCTCGTCCACGCCGTCCCCAGGCAGCCCGGGCGGGAGGCCGCCTACCAGGCCTTCCTGGAACGGGAGGGCGAGGCCCTCACCGACCACGCCACCTGGTGCGCCCTCGCCGAGGTGCACGGCCCCGCCTGGCGCGGCTGGCCCGAGGAGCTGCGGGACCCGCGCAACCCGGCCGTGGAGCGCGCCAGGAGCGGCGACTCCGGCGAGGTCGCCGCACGGGTCGAGTACCACCGCTGGCTGCAGTGGTGCCTGGACGAGCAGCTCGCCGAGGCCCAGCAGGCGGCCAGGGGCGCCGGGATGCCGATCGGCATCGTCCACGACCTGGCCGTGGGCGCCCACCCCGAGGGGGCCGACGCCTGGGCGCTGCAGCGGGTGATCGCCCCCGGGATCTCGGTCGGCGCCCCGCCGGACGCCTTCAACCCGCACGGCCAGGACTGGGGCCTGCCGCCCTGGCGGCCCGACGCCCTCGCCGCCGCCGGCTACCGGCCGTGGTCCGAACTGCTGCGCGGGGTGCTGCGGCGGGCCGGCGGGCTCCGGGTGGATCATGTGATGGGCCTCTTCCGGCTCTGGTGGATCCCCGAGGGCCGCCCGCCCACCGAGGGCGCGTACGTCCGCTACGACCCGGAGGCCATGCTCGGCGTCCTCGCGCTGGAGGCCGAGCGCGCCGGGTCCGTGGTGATCGGCGAGGACCTCGGCACCGTCGAGCCCGGGGTGCGGGAGGCCCTCGCCGACCGCGGGGTGATCGGCACCTCCGTGCTGTGGTTCGAGCGGGACCACGGCACCGGCGAGCCGCTGCCCGCCGAACGCTGGCGGGACCTCTGCCTGGCCACCCTCACCACCCACGACCTGCCCAGCACCGCCGCCCGGCTCACCGGCTCGTACGTCGAACTCCGCGACCGGCTCGGCCTGCTGGCCCGCCCGCTGGAGGAGGAGCAGGCGGACGCCGACGAGGACCGCGAGGAGTGGCTCGGCGAACTCGCCCGCGAGGGCCTCCTCGCCGTCCCCCCGTACGGCGACGGACCGGCCGCCGACGACGGGGACTTCGCCGGCCCGGCGGCGGAGGGCCGGGACGAGGCGGTGCGGGCGCTGCACCGCTTCCTGCTGCGGACGCCGGCCCGGCTGCTCGGGGTCTGGCTGCCGGACGTGGTCGGCGACCCGCGCCCGCAGAACCTTCCCGGGACGTCGAACGAGTACCCCAACTGGCGGCTGCCGGTCGCCGACCCGGACGGGCGGCCGGTGAGCCTGGAGGAGATCACCGCCGCGCCGGGGGCGGCGGCGCTGGGAGAGGTGATGCGGGGGGATTCGGAGGAGGAGGGCTGA